In Miscanthus floridulus cultivar M001 chromosome 5, ASM1932011v1, whole genome shotgun sequence, one genomic interval encodes:
- the LOC136451052 gene encoding probable glucuronosyltransferase Os01g0926700 — translation MRRWVLAIAILAAASAAVLFPGAEAQAVQQGHQTERISGSAGDVLEDNPVGRLKVYVYDLPSKYNKKLLKKDPRCLNHMFAAEIFMHRFLLSSAVRTFNPEEADWFYTPVYTTCDLTPSGLPLPFKSPRMMRSAIELIATNWPYWNRSEGADHFFVTPHDFGACFHYQEEKAIGRGILPLLQRATLVQTFGQKNHVCLKDGSITIPPFAPPQKMQAHLIPADTPRSIFVYFRGLFYDTSNDPEGGYYARGARASVWENFKNNPLFDISTDHPPTYYEDMQRSVFCLCPLGWAPWSPRLVEAVVFGCIPVIIADDIVLPFADAIPWEEIGVFVAEEDVPKLDSILTSIPTDVILRKQRLLANPSMKQAMLFPQPAQAGDAFHQILNGLARKLPHSDNVFLKPGERVLNWTAGPPGDLKPW, via the exons ATGAGGCGGTGGGTCTTGGCCATCGCCATTCTTGCCGCTGCTTCGGCGGCGGTGCTCTTCCCTGGGGCTGAAGCCCAGGCGGTCCAGCAGGGCCACCAGACAGAGAGGATCTCAG GGAGTGCTGGTGACGTGTTAGAAGATAACCCTGTTGGGAGGCTCAAGGTTTACGTCTATGATCTCCCCAGTAAATACAACAAGAAGCTGCTGAAGAAGGACCCTAGGTGCCTCAACCACATGTTTGCTGCGGAGATCTTCATGCACCGGTTCCTGTTGTCGAGCGCTGTCCGAACTTTTAATCCGGAAGAAGCGGATTGGTTCTACACGCCCGTGTACACCACATGTGATCTGACTCCTTCGGGTCTTCCCCTTCCCTTCAAATCTCCTCGCATGATGCGCAGCGCGATTGAGCTGATTGCCACAAACTGGCCTTACTGGAACAGATCAGAGGGTGCAGATCATTTCTTTGTCACACCACATGACTTTGGTGCTTGCTTCCATTATCAG GAAGAGAAAGCAATCGGACGGGGAATCCTTCCCTTGCTTCAGCGTGCTACACTGGTTCAGACCTTTGGACAGAAGAACCATGTCTGCCTGAAGGACGGGTCCATCACAATTCCACCATTTGCACCTCCCCAGAAAATGCAGGCTCACCTTATTCCTGCAGACACCCCTCGGTCCATCTTCGTGTACTTCCGTGGTCTGTTCTATGACACCAGCAACGATCCTGAGGGTGGTTACTATGCGAG AGGTGCTCGTGCATCAGTctgggagaacttcaagaacaACCCGCTCTTTGACATCTCGACCGATCACCCACCGACTTACTATGAAGACATGCAGCGTTCAGTGTTCTGCTTGTGCCCATTGGGCTGGGCTCCATGGAGTCCCAGGCTGGTGGAAGCCGTGGTTTTTGGCTGCATCCCGGTGATCATCGCCGATGACATTGTCCTTCCCTTCGCGGACGCCATTCCGTGGGAGGAGATAGGTGTGTTTGTCGCTGAGGAGGATGTCCCCAAGCTGGACAGCATCCTGACGTCCATTCCAACAGATGTTATACTAAGGAAGCAGCGTCTCCTCGCGAACCCGTCGATGAAGCAGGCCATGCTGTTCCCCCAGCCTGCTCAGGCGGGAGATGCATTCCACCAGATCCTAAACGGGCTCGCGCGCAAGCTCCCGCACAGTGACAACGTCTTCTTGAAGCCCGGGGAGAGGGTCCTGAACTGGACCGCTGGACCGCCAGGCGACCTGAAGCCTTGGTAG